The uncultured Pseudodesulfovibrio sp. genome includes a region encoding these proteins:
- a CDS encoding SH3 domain-containing protein, protein MHGILKRLSLAAALLTLAVGLAWAAQAMSVQVRTGQLRDKPGFLSRVIGELGYGDRVDMTGENGDWRKVKSLGDGKSGWMHMSALSQKEIVLKPTDKDVETAASSDELALAGKGFNKQVEDQYRKQTRLDYARVNEMEKIVVPQKYISEFIQKGELGGGK, encoded by the coding sequence ATGCATGGGATCCTGAAAAGACTTTCACTCGCCGCCGCCCTGTTGACGTTAGCCGTGGGCCTGGCCTGGGCCGCACAGGCCATGAGTGTCCAGGTGCGCACCGGACAACTTCGCGACAAGCCCGGCTTTTTGAGCAGGGTTATCGGCGAATTGGGGTACGGCGACCGAGTCGATATGACCGGAGAAAATGGAGACTGGCGCAAGGTCAAGTCATTGGGCGACGGGAAATCCGGCTGGATGCACATGTCCGCCCTTTCGCAAAAGGAAATCGTCCTCAAACCCACGGACAAGGACGTGGAGACCGCTGCAAGCTCCGACGAACTGGCTCTGGCCGGGAAAGGCTTCAACAAGCAGGTGGAGGACCAGTACCGCAAGCAGACCCGCCTTGACTATGCCAGGGTCAACGAGATGGAGAAGATTGTCGTCCCACAAAAATACATCAGCGAATTCATTCAAAAGGGCGAGTTGGGAGGCGGGAAATGA
- a CDS encoding nitroreductase family protein codes for MLNFTVDEEKCTRCGECAKDCPTGVIEMDGLPVVRPGSEVRCIECQHCLAVCKPGALSVFGKDPANSLPLKGMFPDPATMETLVMGRRSVRRYKKEGVDPALIHHLLEVASHAPTAVNGRPVTLTVVDDPDTMDRLRAEVTAAALNLLHTDGFPEGWERIGDYVRGCEDGTDILFRNAPHLLLASAPEGALAPMADCHIVMSYFDLLASSHGLGTVWNGIARALISTILPQFKTRLGIPDDHIVACVMSFGRPAVKYHRTVQRPGGTIRRVDF; via the coding sequence ATGTTGAATTTCACGGTGGATGAGGAGAAGTGTACCCGTTGCGGGGAGTGCGCCAAAGACTGCCCGACAGGCGTCATCGAAATGGACGGCCTGCCCGTGGTTCGGCCTGGCAGCGAGGTGCGGTGTATCGAGTGCCAGCATTGTCTGGCCGTGTGCAAGCCCGGTGCGTTGAGCGTCTTCGGCAAAGACCCGGCGAACAGCCTGCCGCTCAAGGGCATGTTTCCGGATCCGGCGACGATGGAAACCCTGGTTATGGGGCGGCGTTCCGTACGACGGTACAAAAAGGAAGGGGTGGACCCGGCCCTGATCCACCACCTGCTGGAGGTCGCCTCCCATGCGCCGACAGCTGTGAACGGCCGCCCGGTGACCCTGACCGTAGTGGACGACCCGGATACCATGGACAGGCTCCGCGCCGAGGTCACGGCTGCAGCGCTGAATCTGTTGCACACCGACGGTTTTCCTGAGGGATGGGAGCGTATAGGCGACTACGTGCGCGGTTGCGAGGACGGCACGGACATCCTGTTCCGCAATGCGCCGCACCTGCTGCTGGCCTCGGCTCCGGAAGGCGCGCTTGCCCCCATGGCGGATTGCCACATCGTCATGAGCTACTTCGACCTGTTGGCGAGCAGCCATGGATTGGGTACGGTCTGGAACGGCATCGCGCGCGCCCTGATCTCGACCATTCTGCCGCAGTTCAAGACCCGCCTCGGCATTCCGGACGACCATATTGTGGCCTGTGTCATGTCTTTCGGACGGCCCGCGGTCAAATACCATCGCACGGTCCAACGCCCGGGGGGCACCATCCGCCGGGTGGATTTTTAA
- a CDS encoding site-specific integrase — protein sequence MATVTITTRPRKKGKSYIIQYLEPESGKKHHHATFRRKSLAMQEADKLRSLLDEGKLPKPRRNKKTELAQTFGSIAIKCIHEWQRRHKEGDLSTATLKGYLSFLKPLLKKWDNVVVGTISKDDLLEYRADVAASRSMALANRQMFILKQIFAKAVECKAIQEDPTSGIKYLSEKVHERKQFMQPEKVEKLLKAAAKGRAKHYLPLAILLAVEHGLSKQELLDLQWSDITLDYGETGIIRFYRTKTKVERVHRIMPRTRKALLAREAHINKMRKLRGIPHKGDYVVGHLDGSRMSEFKSAWKSVCESLGIEDFHFHDNRHTYCSNIIMAGGTLKHAKEMIGHKTLRMADRYSHLEAARENVIQDNLAAHYEDPKAMVSRKRNT from the coding sequence ATGGCAACAGTCACCATCACCACACGCCCACGTAAGAAAGGCAAAAGCTACATAATCCAATACCTGGAACCTGAATCCGGGAAAAAGCACCATCATGCAACCTTCAGACGGAAGTCGCTTGCCATGCAAGAAGCCGACAAACTTCGCTCGTTATTGGATGAGGGGAAACTCCCCAAGCCACGACGAAACAAGAAGACAGAGTTGGCGCAGACATTTGGGAGCATTGCAATCAAATGCATTCACGAATGGCAGCGCAGACATAAGGAAGGCGACTTAAGCACGGCGACCTTGAAAGGCTACCTCAGCTTCCTCAAACCACTGCTCAAGAAGTGGGACAATGTTGTCGTGGGAACGATCAGCAAGGATGATTTGCTGGAGTACCGGGCAGACGTTGCGGCCAGCCGCTCCATGGCGTTGGCCAACCGGCAGATGTTTATCCTCAAGCAGATCTTCGCAAAGGCCGTAGAATGCAAAGCCATCCAAGAAGACCCTACCAGCGGCATCAAGTACCTGAGTGAAAAGGTCCATGAGCGAAAGCAATTCATGCAGCCGGAAAAGGTTGAGAAACTGCTGAAAGCCGCTGCCAAGGGTCGCGCCAAGCATTATCTGCCTTTGGCAATCCTGTTGGCGGTTGAGCATGGTTTGAGCAAACAGGAGCTTTTGGACTTGCAATGGTCCGACATCACCCTGGACTATGGCGAGACAGGCATCATCCGATTCTACAGGACCAAGACCAAAGTGGAACGGGTTCACCGGATCATGCCCAGAACCAGGAAGGCTCTGCTGGCACGGGAGGCCCACATCAACAAGATGCGAAAGCTGAGAGGAATCCCCCACAAGGGGGATTACGTTGTCGGGCATCTGGACGGCAGCAGGATGAGCGAGTTCAAATCAGCCTGGAAGAGTGTGTGCGAATCCCTCGGCATCGAGGATTTCCACTTCCACGACAACAGGCATACCTACTGCTCAAACATCATCATGGCAGGCGGTACCCTCAAGCATGCCAAGGAGATGATCGGACACAAGACGCTCCGCATGGCGGATCGGTATTCCCACCTCGAAGCGGCGAGAGAAAACGTCATTCAGGACAACTTGGCCGCCCACTATGAAGACCCCAAGGCTATGGTTTCGAGAAAAAGGAACACATAG
- a CDS encoding helix-turn-helix domain-containing protein, giving the protein MNTEKLLLNIQETADILRVHRSTVSRMLDSGELPTILVRSRKLIRYSDVLEFIDNQIGRSKGGYSWED; this is encoded by the coding sequence ATGAATACTGAAAAATTACTGCTCAATATCCAGGAAACAGCCGACATCCTGCGCGTGCACAGGTCTACGGTTTCCCGCATGCTGGACAGTGGAGAGTTGCCCACTATTTTGGTACGCTCTCGTAAGCTCATTCGGTATTCCGATGTGCTTGAGTTCATTGACAACCAAATAGGGAGAAGCAAGGGCGGATACTCGTGGGAGGACTAA
- a CDS encoding AAA family ATPase, whose product MITKIPSVCSFGSFSSFDWDSTVRCPGNNVVEFNKLNILYGRNYSGKTTLSRVLRSIERKFLHEDYTCAKFEVQDSVCGIVCEKNIEKSKLNIRVYNTDFVKDNLKWLQDRNGNIEPFAIVGAKNIEIEKQIEALENEIGGDNSGLMQEIKNLTQNHYDKNKAASKAANDQANLLKDYAVKIKKNSIRYNFPTYTITTIKQDIATIQTKDYSLTEDSRQKLLQITQESVKPEISPIEIRIPCYSDIVDKTVDLLGKTVTPSQSIKELLEDSSLQEWVREGALLHKNQREICAFCGGALDDQLWGRIDAHFSKESEKLRTDLESVIKKVQSEIELFSNKIAVPEASIYSQLREQIHEQQNEGNNTISEYRIELNRIKNELEERTRNIFKSIDFKMLFNKENDLVNIQNAINTSIEQNNFLTSEIDKQKLEARYSLRLDAVQAFLKTIRYDEGCAQIEKLKNAETVALECLQNKSKELETKRNRILILKSELSDETKGAEQVNNYLRHYFGHNALNLAAQKDESGAKFILQRGEEKAHNLSEGECSLVAFCYFMAKLDEVGFDGKQSIIWIDDPISSLDNNHVFFIFSLIENVLAKPKNYEQLFISTHSLDFLKYLKRISHPHTVNENGKRVRLTSFFIIENDNRCSRLRPMPKHLENYITEFNYLFSVIYKCANSTSQDVENFDHYYGFGNNLRKFLEAFLFYKYPNNLDLSEKMDLFFDKDHKSTTLVNRVVNEFSHLEEIFDRSTAPIDVPEMMTIAKYVLDKIKENDEDQFNALLKSIGVAA is encoded by the coding sequence ATGATTACTAAAATACCAAGTGTTTGTAGCTTCGGATCGTTTTCTAGTTTTGACTGGGATAGTACTGTACGTTGTCCGGGGAATAATGTTGTCGAATTCAATAAGTTGAATATACTGTATGGTAGAAATTACTCTGGAAAAACTACCCTTTCAAGGGTTCTTCGATCAATAGAACGCAAGTTTCTTCATGAAGATTACACTTGTGCTAAATTTGAAGTACAAGACTCTGTTTGTGGGATTGTATGCGAAAAAAATATTGAGAAATCAAAACTTAATATACGTGTATACAATACTGATTTTGTGAAGGACAATTTGAAGTGGTTACAGGATAGGAATGGTAATATTGAACCTTTCGCAATTGTTGGTGCAAAAAATATTGAAATCGAAAAGCAGATCGAAGCTCTCGAAAATGAAATCGGGGGCGATAACTCAGGCCTTATGCAGGAAATAAAAAATTTAACACAAAATCATTATGATAAAAATAAAGCTGCATCTAAAGCCGCAAATGATCAGGCGAACCTACTTAAAGATTATGCGGTGAAAATTAAGAAAAACTCAATTCGGTATAACTTCCCTACATACACAATAACAACAATTAAGCAGGATATAGCCACGATCCAGACAAAGGACTACTCTCTCACAGAAGATTCACGTCAAAAATTACTCCAAATAACACAAGAGTCAGTCAAGCCAGAAATATCCCCAATCGAGATACGAATTCCATGCTATTCAGACATAGTCGACAAAACGGTTGATCTTCTAGGAAAGACCGTAACGCCATCTCAATCAATAAAGGAGCTTCTAGAAGACAGCTCTCTTCAAGAATGGGTGCGTGAGGGGGCTCTACTTCATAAGAACCAGAGAGAGATATGTGCCTTCTGTGGAGGTGCATTGGATGATCAACTTTGGGGCCGCATTGACGCCCATTTTAGTAAGGAGTCTGAAAAGTTAAGAACAGATCTTGAATCAGTTATTAAAAAGGTTCAAAGCGAAATTGAACTGTTCTCAAACAAGATTGCTGTGCCAGAAGCATCTATTTACAGCCAGCTCAGAGAGCAAATCCATGAGCAACAAAATGAAGGCAACAACACTATTTCTGAGTACAGAATAGAACTGAATAGAATTAAAAATGAGCTCGAAGAACGAACTCGAAATATTTTTAAATCAATTGATTTCAAAATGTTATTCAACAAGGAAAATGATCTTGTAAACATCCAAAATGCGATCAATACAAGCATTGAGCAAAACAATTTTCTAACATCCGAAATTGATAAGCAAAAACTAGAAGCCAGATATTCTCTTAGGCTTGATGCTGTTCAGGCGTTTTTAAAAACAATTCGTTATGATGAAGGATGTGCCCAGATAGAAAAGCTGAAGAATGCCGAGACCGTGGCTTTAGAATGCCTGCAAAACAAATCAAAAGAGCTCGAAACTAAAAGAAATAGAATCTTGATTCTGAAAAGTGAATTAAGCGATGAGACTAAAGGTGCTGAGCAAGTCAACAACTATTTAAGGCATTACTTTGGCCACAATGCCTTAAACCTCGCTGCGCAGAAAGACGAATCGGGTGCAAAATTCATTTTGCAAAGAGGGGAAGAGAAAGCACACAACTTGAGTGAGGGTGAATGCAGCCTAGTCGCCTTTTGCTATTTCATGGCTAAACTTGATGAGGTGGGCTTTGATGGCAAACAATCAATTATCTGGATTGATGACCCAATATCGAGTCTGGACAACAACCATGTGTTTTTCATCTTTAGTCTAATTGAGAATGTACTGGCAAAGCCGAAAAACTATGAACAGCTTTTCATCTCAACTCACAGCTTAGACTTCCTTAAGTATCTGAAAAGAATCAGTCATCCTCACACAGTAAATGAAAACGGGAAACGGGTCCGGCTGACTAGTTTCTTCATCATTGAGAATGACAACCGCTGTTCGAGATTAAGGCCCATGCCTAAACATCTTGAGAACTACATAACTGAATTTAATTACCTTTTCAGTGTGATTTATAAATGTGCCAATTCAACTTCTCAAGACGTGGAAAATTTTGATCATTATTATGGCTTTGGCAACAATCTGCGAAAATTCTTAGAAGCATTTCTTTTTTATAAGTATCCAAACAATTTGGATTTATCTGAAAAAATGGATCTTTTCTTTGATAAAGACCATAAATCTACCACCTTGGTAAATCGCGTTGTAAACGAGTTCTCTCACCTTGAAGAGATATTCGACAGGAGCACTGCACCTATTGATGTGCCTGAAATGATGACCATTGCGAAGTATGTGCTCGATAAGATTAAAGAGAATGACGAAGATCAGTTCAATGCTTTGCTGAAGAGTATCGGCGTAGCAGCTTAA
- a CDS encoding MotA/TolQ/ExbB proton channel family protein, giving the protein MSTELNVEAAQAVDAVNAATINIEWGSLLTSSNLIFFAPILACLFYGFMNRRGERSRVVESLPSVAISLGILGTFSGIFIGLMGFNEKEISNSIPQLLGGMKTAFATSLLGMATSIVLKIVYSWQDDNSLITSDDPIKSLQQIEAAVVSCFKSDEEYSLVSQVKLIRQELIDSRRETKVAFKEFADHFSKMASESLVSELQQVVDKFNVMLNDLVSESFKELSESTIRLNEWQQEYKITIEKNQAHLNETLQHIDELRKVFEEAVARLHELDSTFESIDESLTAISTSGTELDEHSKALARQNALLEESIRAVRDVGEKANTVLPEFVQKMISISELITTMHKDTDRFVEDTTRKLESGVKEITATLVGQSQDLQSTTREFVEKTTEELKADFDHLSKATLAHMQGIEKALEEELTKSLNSLAGAMTSLSRQFVSDYTPLTEKLRAVISIAETTDVSS; this is encoded by the coding sequence ATGAGTACTGAATTGAATGTTGAGGCAGCACAGGCTGTGGATGCTGTAAATGCAGCAACAATCAATATCGAGTGGGGTTCACTTCTCACAAGCTCGAATTTAATATTTTTTGCCCCAATTCTCGCATGCCTTTTTTACGGATTCATGAATAGACGAGGGGAAAGAAGTCGTGTTGTGGAATCGCTGCCGAGTGTTGCCATTTCCCTGGGCATTCTTGGCACTTTTTCAGGCATTTTTATTGGACTTATGGGGTTCAATGAAAAGGAAATCTCTAACAGTATACCACAGCTGTTAGGAGGTATGAAAACAGCTTTTGCCACCTCGCTACTGGGCATGGCAACTTCAATCGTTTTGAAAATTGTATATTCTTGGCAGGATGATAATAGTTTGATTACTTCAGACGACCCCATAAAAAGTTTACAACAAATTGAAGCTGCTGTTGTCTCTTGCTTCAAGTCTGACGAAGAATATTCTTTAGTTTCTCAAGTAAAGCTCATTCGACAGGAGTTGATAGATAGCAGAAGGGAGACCAAAGTGGCGTTCAAAGAGTTTGCAGACCATTTTTCTAAAATGGCATCAGAATCTCTCGTGTCAGAACTCCAACAAGTTGTTGATAAATTTAATGTTATGCTGAACGACTTGGTGAGCGAGTCCTTCAAAGAGTTGTCAGAGTCTACGATTCGACTAAATGAGTGGCAGCAAGAATACAAAATCACTATTGAAAAGAATCAGGCTCACTTAAATGAGACATTACAGCACATTGATGAGTTGAGAAAAGTCTTTGAAGAGGCTGTAGCCAGGCTACACGAATTAGACTCCACATTTGAAAGTATTGATGAGAGCCTTACTGCAATATCCACATCCGGTACGGAGTTGGATGAGCATAGCAAAGCTTTGGCACGGCAAAATGCTCTTCTTGAGGAATCGATCAGGGCTGTCCGTGATGTAGGAGAAAAAGCCAACACCGTCTTGCCTGAGTTTGTACAAAAGATGATCTCAATAAGTGAACTGATCACAACCATGCACAAGGACACGGATCGATTTGTTGAGGACACCACTAGAAAGCTTGAATCCGGAGTAAAAGAAATAACAGCTACTCTAGTGGGGCAATCCCAGGATCTTCAAAGCACAACAAGAGAATTTGTGGAGAAAACGACCGAAGAGCTTAAGGCCGACTTTGATCATTTGTCCAAAGCAACCCTTGCCCACATGCAAGGGATCGAAAAGGCACTCGAAGAAGAGCTCACAAAGTCTTTAAACTCCCTTGCCGGTGCCATGACCTCCCTTTCAAGGCAGTTTGTGTCTGACTATACCCCTCTCACAGAAAAACTGCGGGCCGTAATTTCCATAGCGGAGACTACTGATGTTTCGAGCTAA
- a CDS encoding OmpA family protein: MQHIEKTRESARRAAVAYQETQIKLYDALMDEFRNDLSKWGASIDPKTLSVKFDEPDVLFSSGSSDIPLAFRRILDDFFPRYLNILFSPRFKESIKEIRIEGHTSSGWDNGRASEDIAYFENMGLSQSRTRAVLQYCYGLTSTAQQKTLMRKNVTANGLSSSHTISDEKTGLEDPIKSRRVEFRTITDAEQKIVEILRELGK, from the coding sequence ATGCAGCATATCGAAAAAACCCGTGAAAGTGCTCGCCGGGCAGCGGTTGCTTATCAAGAAACACAAATTAAATTGTATGATGCCCTCATGGATGAATTTAGAAATGATTTGTCGAAATGGGGTGCTTCAATCGACCCCAAAACACTATCCGTCAAATTTGATGAACCTGATGTCCTGTTTTCTTCAGGCAGTTCAGATATTCCACTAGCTTTTAGACGTATTCTTGATGATTTTTTCCCAAGATATTTGAACATTCTTTTCTCTCCCAGATTCAAAGAAAGTATTAAGGAGATAAGGATTGAAGGACACACCTCTTCGGGGTGGGATAACGGTCGTGCCTCAGAGGACATCGCCTATTTTGAGAACATGGGGTTATCGCAAAGCAGAACCAGAGCGGTTCTTCAGTATTGTTACGGCCTAACTAGCACTGCTCAGCAGAAGACGTTAATGAGGAAAAATGTCACGGCAAATGGATTGTCTTCGAGTCATACTATATCTGATGAAAAGACCGGTCTTGAGGACCCAATCAAATCTAGAAGAGTCGAATTCCGAACGATAACGGACGCTGAACAGAAAATAGTTGAGATATTAAGAGAGTTGGGAAAATGA
- a CDS encoding HNH endonuclease signature motif containing protein, which produces MKLPDYLKCVEIQELLIKMGVKEIPELKPATFTREVVETRVVEVENDLQLNFGRRLERESVPMSEADSVKVGADGTIEVNGIKACAYIKKQRRGIDHRRKTSISYRYHLCNCKTIDEKIARGHLYKYVSTTRSDGIFPVIDLSGDRAREIELRLELCSNCRELLLQRGMLTTPYSLKEFFRRFQPEIPKTIRKTEQVVVEEMYAPDHDEIAKRYKEQVGYVCQLCSVDCSSHKQCLHLHHKDGNGQNNLAANLHVLCTDCHTLEHPHMVNNPHFKQQRQIITRLRRDQGITELNS; this is translated from the coding sequence ATGAAGCTGCCCGACTATCTTAAATGTGTTGAGATTCAGGAACTTCTTATTAAGATGGGGGTTAAAGAGATTCCAGAGCTTAAACCTGCCACCTTTACTCGCGAAGTTGTTGAGACTCGTGTCGTTGAAGTCGAGAATGATCTGCAATTGAACTTCGGTAGGAGGCTTGAGAGAGAATCTGTCCCCATGAGCGAAGCAGATTCAGTCAAGGTTGGGGCAGATGGCACAATTGAAGTAAACGGCATTAAGGCTTGTGCATATATAAAAAAACAACGTCGAGGGATTGATCACCGCAGAAAGACCTCAATCTCATACCGTTATCACTTGTGCAATTGCAAAACTATAGATGAAAAAATTGCAAGAGGACATCTATACAAATATGTTTCAACTACACGAAGCGATGGCATTTTTCCCGTTATCGACCTATCTGGTGATAGGGCGAGAGAAATTGAATTGAGATTAGAGCTCTGTAGTAATTGTCGTGAATTATTACTACAGAGGGGAATGTTGACTACCCCGTATTCACTCAAGGAATTTTTCAGAAGATTTCAACCGGAAATTCCTAAGACAATTCGGAAGACGGAACAAGTTGTTGTTGAAGAAATGTACGCGCCAGACCACGACGAGATCGCCAAAAGATACAAAGAGCAAGTCGGCTATGTCTGCCAGTTATGCAGCGTAGATTGCAGTTCACATAAGCAGTGTCTTCACCTGCATCACAAAGATGGGAACGGTCAAAATAACCTAGCAGCCAACTTACACGTACTTTGCACAGATTGTCACACTCTTGAGCATCCGCACATGGTGAATAATCCCCATTTTAAACAGCAAAGACAAATCATTACTCGCCTCAGAAGAGATCAGGGGATCACAGAGCTCAACAGCTAG
- a CDS encoding ATP-binding protein has protein sequence MKIDHNFIEILLLEEEGTSLDFKSKQYPFKKATDDDKSELLKDILAFSNSWRRGIAHIVVGVKEIPGERSEVVGHEECLDDANIQQFVNSKTNRPIDFSCLNIQYEDKKISVIAINLQERPFYLKKDYGKLKAETVYIRRGSATTIANLDEIAKMNSMTFNPVVAQAPQLHFAMFNQQNQQVTSIEVNGLERLDKGDVIRRLNNMVMSEEDRSCLLRNRERVENKFNISDLREEIAEYHEKINTNLSLAESDFEQLCRHHALLTRSLSISDYYYRKFPPDIPINQRYFVFKLVNSGTGPAKNVH, from the coding sequence ATGAAAATTGACCATAACTTTATTGAGATTCTCCTTCTCGAAGAAGAAGGAACCTCACTCGATTTTAAATCGAAACAATATCCTTTCAAAAAAGCTACTGACGATGACAAAAGTGAGCTGTTAAAGGATATACTGGCTTTTAGTAATTCTTGGAGGAGAGGGATAGCACATATAGTTGTGGGGGTAAAAGAAATACCAGGAGAAAGGAGCGAAGTTGTTGGCCATGAAGAATGCCTTGATGATGCAAACATACAACAGTTTGTTAACTCTAAGACAAATAGACCAATAGATTTTTCATGCCTAAACATCCAATATGAAGACAAAAAAATTTCTGTAATCGCAATCAATCTTCAAGAACGACCTTTCTATTTAAAAAAAGACTACGGAAAACTAAAAGCAGAGACTGTCTATATCAGGAGAGGGTCGGCAACTACTATCGCAAATCTTGATGAAATCGCAAAGATGAACTCCATGACATTTAACCCAGTTGTGGCTCAGGCACCCCAGCTACATTTTGCGATGTTCAACCAGCAAAATCAGCAAGTCACTTCGATCGAAGTTAACGGATTAGAAAGGCTAGATAAAGGGGACGTAATCAGAAGATTAAACAACATGGTGATGAGTGAAGAGGATCGATCTTGCCTGCTGCGCAACCGGGAGAGGGTTGAAAACAAATTCAACATCTCAGACCTACGAGAAGAGATCGCCGAGTATCATGAAAAGATAAACACAAATCTGAGCTTGGCTGAATCCGATTTTGAGCAATTGTGTCGACACCATGCCCTACTTACTCGTTCACTAAGCATCTCCGACTATTACTACCGTAAATTCCCGCCAGATATTCCGATCAACCAAAGATATTTCGTATTCAAGCTAGTCAACAGCGGCACTGGCCCAGCTAAAAATGTGCACTAA
- a CDS encoding NUDIX domain-containing protein, with protein sequence MARRSTPPSLAGFWEFPGGKLENGESLEECLIQEIGEELEVEI encoded by the coding sequence ATCGCTCGACGCTCTACTCCGCCATCGCTAGCAGGTTTTTGGGAATTTCCTGGTGGTAAGCTTGAAAATGGGGAGTCTCTTGAAGAATGCTTAATTCAGGAAATTGGGGAGGAACTGGAAGTCGAAATCTAG